A single genomic interval of Oncorhynchus tshawytscha isolate Ot180627B linkage group LG15, Otsh_v2.0, whole genome shotgun sequence harbors:
- the LOC112214353 gene encoding non-muscle caldesmon isoform X1, whose protein sequence is MDDDFERRRELRRQKREEMRLEAERLAFQGSNEDEEEAARERRRRARQERMRGMGGEEPSDSVVMTNSHSVTETVSVSSSSMTSSGGGDDDEQALLERMAKREERRQKRLMEALEREKDQNPGNDGNHGSGENTVEERSVGRRGRYQDNEDEVEERNCRKEEEGEAAPEEEEAEQGEEEADEEVVEEEKPRQSYMREQESIDVNTRNEEDTEEQAVVLNEVEESEAEVEENAALSDKVEEEVEEPDQLEVEGTTVTLNNETEEDCRMSTIQNGLDVVNEKQNGGLHEETPQKHKKTERTLSRGSVRSPAAGAEEQDDTAPLEAELKLEELKRRRDDAESEEFERMRRKQQEAEQELEELKKKREERRKIIEEEERQKKQEEAEKKDREEEEKRRMKEEIERRRAEAAEKRQQMGVETVDAEAKPFKCFSPRGSSLKIGERAEFLSKSAQKSMVKSTHSPVVSKIDNRLEQYTSVAQNKDMRSPRSGAVDLPMVTDGIRNIKSMWEKGSVFNSPGGGGGTYKEAAGMKIGVAGRINDWLNKTPESKTPGGRPADLKPGDVTNKRSLWENKGSSPAKVTGRGENKSVANAGMGHE, encoded by the exons ATGGATGATGACTTTGAGCGGCGCCGAGAGCTCAGGAGGCAGAAGAGGGAGGAGATGCGCCTGGAGGCTGAGCG ATTGGCCTTTCAGGGTAGtaatgaggatgaggaggaggctgCAAGGGAGCGTAGACGCAGGGCGCGtcaggagaggatgagagggatggGAGGCGAGGAGCCCAGTGACAGCGTGGTGATGACCAACAGTCATAG tgtGACAGAGACGgtgtctgtgtcctcctcctctatGACCTCCTCGGGTGGAGGAGACGATGATGAGCAggccctgctggagcgcatggCCAAACGAGAGGAGCGCAGGCAGAAAAGATTGATGGAAGCTCTGGAGCGAGAGAAGGATCAGAACCCCGGCAATGACGGTAACCACGGCAGCGGGGAGAATACTGTGGAGGAGAGGTCCGTCGGTCGCAGGGGCCGTTACCAGGACAACGAAGACGAGGTGGAAGAGCGGAACTGccgaaaggaggaggagggggaggctgctccggaggaggaagaggctgagcagggagaggaagaagcggatgaagaggtggtggaggaggagaaaccGAGACAGTCCTATATGAGAGAACAG GAATCCATTGACGTAAACACTAGAAACGAG GAAGACACAGAAGAGCAAGCAGTGGTTTTAAATGAGGTTGAGGAATCAGAGGCAGAGGTTGAAGAAAATGCTGCATTAAGTGataaggtagaggaagaggtagaggaaccAGATCAGTTAGAGGTAGAGGGCACAACAGTGACCCTGAACAATGAGACTGAGGAAGACTGTCGGATGTCAACCATCCAAAATGGCTTGGATGTG GTGAATGAAAAGCAGAATGGAGGTCTGCACGAGGAGACTCctcaaaaacacaaaaaaacagaaaggACCCTGAG CCGCGGCAGCGTGCGCTCCCCGGCAGCGGGGGCGGAGGAGCAGGACGACACGGCGCCCCTGGAGGCGGAGCTTAAGCTGGAGGAGCTGAAGCGCCGCCGTGACGATGCGGAGAGCGAGGAGTTCGAGAGGATGAGACGGAAGCAGCAGGAGGCTGAGCAGGAGCTGGAGGAgctgaagaagaagagggaggagaggaggaagatcatagaagaggaggagagacagaagaaacaGGAGGAGGCCGagaagaaggacagagaggag gaggagaagaggaggatgaaggaagAGATAGAAAGGAGAAGGGCGGAGGCGGCCGAGAAGAGACAGCAGATGGGGGTGGAGACTGTCGACGCAGAGGCCAAACCCTTCAAATGCTTCAGTCCCAGAGGATCCTCCCTCAAG ATTGGTGAAAGGGCAGAGTTTCTGAGCAAGTCGGCACAGAAAAG CATGGTGAAGTCAACTCACTCTCCTGTCGTCTCTAAGATTGACAACAGACTGGAGCAGTACACCTCTGTTGCCCAG AACAAGGATATGCGGTCCCCACGCTCCGGTGCCGTGGACCTGCCCATGGTGACAGATGGGATACGCAACATTAAGAGCATGTGGGAGAAAGGCAGCGTGTTCAACTCGCCCGGGGGAGGCGGGGGCACGTACAAG GAAGCAGCTGGGATGAAGATAGGTGTGGCGGGCCGCATCAATGACTGGCTGAATAAAACCCCCGAGAGCAAAACGCCGGGAGGAAGGCCCGCG gacCTAAAGCCAGGAGATGTGACCAACAAGAGAAGTCTGTGGGAAAACAAGGGCTCCTCCCCAGCCAAG